The following coding sequences are from one Solea solea chromosome 11, fSolSol10.1, whole genome shotgun sequence window:
- the LOC131469112 gene encoding protein-L-isoaspartate O-methyltransferase domain-containing protein 2 encodes MGGAVSTGEDNDDLIDNLKQAYYIRSDLVERAFRAIDRADYYLDEYRDNAYKDLAWRHGNIHLSAPCIYSEVMEALDLHPGLSFLNLGSGTGYLSTMVGLILGPSGVNHGIELHADVIEYAYQKLDSFIKTSDSFDKFEFCEPSFVMGNCLEVPPESRQYDRVYCGAGVQKEHKDYMKNLLKVGGILVMPLEDKLTKITRTGVSSWETKKIISVSFAPLVLPKHSTNGKPKTVPLPRYEVRTLQELARICIRHTLRVTTDGGDGQSRGRGSSFSVGRGLSVAGLHKYGPRFKRRRVHRRHCNIQVVASLDSNNNQGERAVDEEEATAAAEEREARQHMRGSGRVTRGVVMEEEEPVEEVDEEEEEPEEEEEEEKETGELLRPQPAVNVLRERILALPLPEPLKMYLLFYREK; translated from the exons ATGGGTGGAGCTGTGAGTACTGGTGAGGACAACGATGATTTGATTGACAACCTGAAGCAGGCTTACTACATCCGCTCAGACCTGGTGGAGCGAGCTTTCAGAGCCATCGACCGGGCCGACTATTACCTGGACGAATACAGAGACAACGCCTACAAG GACTTGGCGTGGCGACATGGGAACATCCACCTGTCTGCTCCGTGCATCTACTCTGAGGTAATGGAGGCTCTGGATCTCCACCCTGGCCTCTCCTTCCTCAACCTCGGCAGTGGGACAGGCTACCTCAGCACCATGGTCGGCCTCATTCTGG GACCGTCTGGGGTGAACCACGGCATCGAGCTGCACGCAGACGTGATCGAGTACGCTTACCAGAAGCTCGACTCCTTCATCAAAACCAGCGACAGCTTCGACAA ATTTGAGTTCTGCGAACCGTCCTTCGTCATGGGGAACTGTCTGGAGGTTCCTCCAGAGAGCCGTCAGTACGACCGCGTGTACTGCGGCGCCGGCGTGCAGAAGGAGCACAAGGACTACATGAAGAACCTGCTGAAGGTGGGAGGCATCCTGGTGATGCCTCTGGAGGACAAG TTGACCAAGATCACCCGGACAGGCGTGAGCAGCTGGGAGACCAAGAAGATCATCTCCGTGTCCTTCGCCCCTCTGGTGCTGCCCAAACACAGCACCAACGGAAAACCCAAGACCGTCCCACTGC CCAGGTACGAGGTGCGGACGTTACAGGAACTGGCTCGCATCTGCATCCGTCACACCCTCAGAGTGACCACAGACGGCGGGGACGGCCAGTCGCGCGGCAGAGGCTCCTCCTTCAGCGTGGGCAGGGGTCTGTCGGTGGCCGGCCTCCATAAGTACGGCCCGCGCTTCAAGCGCCGACGCGTCCACCGGCGCCACTGCAACATCCAGGTGGTGGCGTCGCTggacagcaacaacaaccaggGCGAGAGAGCGGTGGACGAGGAGGAGGCCACGGCGGCGGCGGAGGAGAGGGAGGCCCGACAGCACATGAGAGGGAGCGGCAGGGTGACGAGGGGAGTGGtcatggaagaggaggagccggtggaggaggtggacgaggaggaggaggagccggaggaggaggaggaggaagaaaaggagaCCGGGGAGCTGCTGCGACCTCAGCCGGCCGTGAACGTCCTGAGGGAGCGGATACTCGCTCTGCCGCTGCCCGAGCCTCTGAAGATGTACCTGCTCTTCTACAGAGAGAAATGA